The Clostridium botulinum BKT015925 genome includes the window TTTTATATCTAGGAATATCTACAACTATATGGGGTGCTATATATGGAGGATGGTTTGGTGATGCTTCAGCTCAGTTTGTAGGAAAAGTAGCACCATATTTATTAAGTCCATCAACACAGATAATGGCTGTACTTGGCTTAGCTGTAGTGTTTGGAGTTATACACATATTTGTTGGACTTGGAATGAAGGCATATGTTTTATTGAAAAAAGGCAAAGTTTTAGATGCTATATATGATGTTGGGTTATGGTATATATCATTAATAGGTATATTTTTAATGGTTGCAGGTATTGGTGGTGCAGTGGGAAAAATAATGATGATAGTGGGTTTTGTAGGTCTTATACTGACACAAGGAAGAGATGCAGATACGTTTGTTGGAAAACTAGGTGGTGGTTTATATGGACTTTATGGAATTACAGGATATATTGGAGATATAGTTTCATATTCTAGACTTTTAGCATTAGGACTTGCAACTGGATTTATAGCAAATGCATTTAATTTGATGATAAATTTAATACCGGCTCCAGTTAAGTATTTTGTTGGACCTATAATATTTGTAGGTGGTCATTTATTTAATTTGGGAGTAAATGCACTGGGAGCATATGTGCATTCTAGTAGATTGCAATATTTGGAGTTTTTTAATAAGTTTTATGAAGGTGGAGGAAAAGTATTTACTCCATTTAAATCAGTTAGCAAATTTATGGTGGTAACAAATGAAGAAAATAACGGAAATAGAAAATAAATATTTAATATTTGGAATTTTTTCAATATTCATAATATTAAATGAATTCCAAATGAAAACAAAGTTTGAATTTGAGGAGGAATAAATTATGAAAACATTTATGGAATTTATGATTCAAAATGGAGGAATGATTCTTACATTATTAGGTGCTGGACTTGCAACTTTTTTACCAGGAATAGGATCAGCTAGAGGAATAGGGATAGTAGGTGAAGCAGCAACTGGAGTTGTGACTGAAGATCCTGATAAATTTGGTAAAGCCCTAATTCTTGAATTATTACCAGGTACACAAGGATTATATGGATTTGTTACTACAATTATAATTCTTTCAAAAATAGGTTTAATTACTGGAAAACTAGTAACTATAAGCTTAGGGACTGGATTTCTTATATTCCTTGCATCACTACCAATTGCTTTTGCTGGTTGGAAATCAGCTATTTCACAAGCTAGAACAGCAGCGGCTGGAATGACAATATTAGCAAAAAAACCTGAACATGTTATGAAAGGGGTACTTTTTGCAGTAATGGTCGAAACATATGCATTATTAGGGTTTGTATCTTCTTTATTAATGATATTATTTATTCAAATATAGTAAGGTTAGGATGTGTATGTAGATGTCTAATATTGAAAATTTGACTAATAAGATTATAGAAAATGCAAAATCTACTGCAAAAAATCTCATAGATAAAGCCAAAGAAAAGGAAACTAATATAATATCTAAAAAAGTTAATATGGCTGAAAAGGAAAAAAATATAATACTATCTAAAGCAAAAGATGAATCACAAATAAAAAAACAAAGAATTATTTCTAATGCTAAATTGAAAGCTAGAGACATGAAATTATCAGCCAAAATAGAAATGTTAGATGAAGTATTTAATGCTTCTATAGGAGAGTTAAACCGGATGACTACATCAGAAATGTTAAATTTTATAAAAAATAGTATTTTATCATCAGAAATAGATGGGGATGAAGAAATTATAGTTGATATTAGTAATATTGTAGTTACATCTCAATTTGTAGATGGATTAAATAAAGAATTAAGGTTAAAAGGAAAGATAGGAAAACTTAAATTAAGTTCTGAAACTAGAAATATTGGTGGGGGATATATACTAGCTAAAAATGGTATAGAAATAAATAATACTTTTGATTTTCTAGTCAAATCTTTAAGAAATGATATAGAAGCTGAGGTAGCAAAAGTTTTATTTAGTTAAAGGAGGATAGCTGATGAATAATATCACATATGTTCAGGCTGTTCCACGAATAAGAGCAGTTGAAAATAAACTACTTGATAAAGCTAAAATACAAAGATTACTAGATAGCACTTCTGCAAGTGAGGCTTTTAAGGTATTAAAAGAAACGAGTTACGGACTTATAATGGGAGAAATTAAAAGACCTGAAGATTATGAAATTGTATTAAATAAGGAGTTAAAAAAATTATATTTTTTTATGTATGAAATATCTCCTCAAAAAGATTTAATAGATATTATGTGTATTAAATATGATTATCATAATATAAAGGTATTATTGAAATCAAAAATTTTACAGAAGGATTTTAAAGAAATTTTGATGCCGATAGGAACAATAAATATTAATAATTTAACTAATTGGATATTAAATGAAGAATATAAAGAACTCCCTGAACTAATGAAAGAATCAATAAAAAAATCAATGTATGAGTTTAAAGAGGATAATGATCCTCAAAAAATAGATACAATAATTGATAAGTATTTATACATGGATATGCTAATGAGGGCCAAAAGGTTAGATAATTGCTATATATTAAAATTTTTAAAAATTAACATTGATTTAGCTAATATAAGAACATTAGTTAGAGTAAAAAAACAAAACAAGTCTAGAAAATTTTTAGAAAATGTTTTAATCGATGGTGGTTCTATACAATTAGAAGAATTACTTGATATATATAATCTAAATATTGAAAGTATATCAAGTAAAATTCAATATACTGATTATGTTGATGTTATAAGAGTTGGAATAGAAGAATATATAAAAACTGAAAATTTAAAAGTTTTTGAAAGACTCTGTGATAATTTTATTATGAATTTTATAAAAGATGCTAAATATATTAGCTTTGGACCAGAACCGTTGATTTCATATATTTTAGCCAAAGAAAATGAAATTAAAATAATTCGGATAATAATGGTTGGAAAACTTAATAACATTGATCCTCAGGTAATAAAGGAAAGGTTGCGTGAGATTTATGTATAAAATAGGAGTTGTTGGTGACAAAGATTCTGTATTAGCTTTTAAAGCTATAGGAATTGATGTATATCCTGTTTTGGAACCCATAGAAGCTAAAAAGATAGTAGATAAAATGGCTATAAATAAATATGCAGTTATATTTGTTACGGAACAGATAGCTAAAAATATAGAAGAAACTATAGAGAGATATAATAAGAGGACACTTCCAGCAATTATATTGATTCCAAGCAATCAAGGATCTTTAAATATTGGGATGCAGAGAATCAGAGATAATGTAGAAAAGGCGGTAGGAGTTAATATTTTATAAGAAAGAAAGGAAGGGAGATAACTTGAAGACGGGAAGAGTTATAAAAGTTTCGGGACCTTTAGTTATAGCTGAAGGAATGGAAGAAGCTAGTATATATGACCTTGTTAAAGTCGGTGAAAAACGACTTATAGGTGAAATAATCGAAATGAGAGGCGATAATGCTTCAATTCAAGTTTATGAAGAAACTACTGGACTTGGACCAGGAGCTCCTGTGATTTCCACAGGGGAACCTTTAAGTGTTGAATTAGGACCTGGACTCATAGAATCTATGTTTGATGGAATTCAAAGACCTCTTAAAGCTATATCAGAAAAAGCAGGTAGTTATTTAACAAAAGGTGTTGAAGTACCTTCATTAAATAGAGACAATAAATGGCATTTTGTTCCTGTTGCTAAACATGGAGATAAAGTTAAATCAGGATATATATTAGGAACTGTAAAGGAAACAGAAGTAGTAAATCATAAAATAATGGTTCCTTATGGTATTGAGGGAGAAGTTATTAACATTTTTGAAGGTGATTTTACTGTTGAAGATGTAGTTGTAGAAATAGATACTAAAGATGGTATTAAAGAAGTAAAGCTTATGCAAAAGTGGCCAGTAAGAAAAGGAAGACCATATGCTAAAAAACTAAATCCTGAAGCCCCACTAGTTACAGGACAAAGAATTATAGATACATTTTTCCCAGTGGCTAAAGGTGGTGCAGCTGCAGTTCCAGGACCATTTGGAAGTGGTAAAACTGTAGTTCAACATCAACTCGCTAAATGGGGAGATGCTGAAATAGTTGTATATATAGGATGTGGTGAACGTGGAAATGAAATGACAGATGTTCTTAATGAGTTTCCAGAACTTAAAGATCCTAAAACTGGAGAATCTCTTATGAAGAGAACGGTATTAATAGCAAATACATCAAATATGCCAGTTGCTGCTCGTGAAGCTTGTATATATACAGGCATAACTATAGCTGAATATTTTAGAGATATGGGATATTCTGTAGCACTTATGGCAGATTCAACTTCTCGTTGGGCAGAAGCTTTAAGAGAAATGTCAGGAAGACTTGAGGAAATGCCAGGTGATGAAGGATATCCAGCTTATTTAGGATCAAGACTTGCTGACTTTTATGAAAGAGCAGGGAAAGTTATATGTCTTGGTGAAGATGAAAGAGAAGGTGCCATTACTGCAATAGGAGCTGTATCTCCTCCAGGGGGAGATTTATCAGAGCCAGTAACACAAGCTACATTAAGAATAGTTAAAGTATTTTGGGGATTAGATGCCCAATTGGCATATAGAAGGCACTTTCCAGCTATAAACTGGTTGAATTCATATTCATTATATTTAGAAAGCATAGGAAGATGGATGAATAAAAGTATATCTGATGAGTGGGTGAAGTTAAGAACTAGAGCTATGTTGCTTTTACAAGAAGAAGCAAATCTTGAAGAAATAGTTAGACTTGTTGGTATAGATGCTCTTTCTGAAATGGATAGATTAAAGCTTGAAGTAGCAAAATCTATAAGAGAAGATTATTTAATGCAAAATGCATTCCATGATGTAGATACTTATTCATCATTAAAAAAACAATATAAAATGTTAAAACTAGTTCTTGCATTTCAGGATGATGCAGAGCGTGCTTTAAAATCAGGTGTATATTTAGATAAAATAACGTCTATGTTAGAGATGAGGGATAAAATAGCTAGAGCCAAATTTATACCAGAAGATAATATTGATAAGATAGATGAAATAAGGAAGGAGTTAAAAGAAGAAATAGATAGGTTAATAGCGGAAGAAGGTGTTAAGAGTGTTTAAGGAGTATAAAACTGTTAGAGAAGTAGTTGGACCTTTAATGCTAGTAGATGGAACACGAGGAGTAACCTACGATGAATTAGTTGAAATAGAGTTACAAACTGGTGAGTTAAGACATGGTAAGGTTCTTGAGATTTCTGAGGATAAAGCATTAATTCAGTTATTTGAAGGATCTACGGGAATAAATTTGAAAGATACTAAAACAAGATTTTTAGGTAGACCTCTTGAAATTGGATTATCTGAAGATATGCTTGGAAGAGTATTTGATGGACTTGGAAGACCAAAAGATGGAGGTCCTAAGATAATTCCAGAAGAAAAACGAGACATTAATGGAGAACCATTAAATCCATTTTCAAGAGATTATCCATCAGAATTTATCCAAACAGGTGTATCTGCAATTGATGGCCTTAATACTTTAGTAAGAGGACAAAAATTACCAGTATTTTCAGGATCAGGTTTGCCCCATGCTGAACTTGCAGCTCAGATAGCAAGGCAAGCGAAAGTATTAGGATCTGATTCCAAATTTGCAGTTGTATTTGCTGCAATGGGAATAACTTTTGAAGAAGCACAATTTTTTATAGAAGATTTTACACAAACAGGTTCAATAGATAGAACGGTTTTATTTATGAATCTTGCAAATGATCCAGCAGTTGAAAGAATAGCAACTCCAAGAATAGCACTGACTACTGCAGAATTTTTAGCTTATGAAAAAGGTATGCATGTACTTGTAATAATGACTGATATGACAAACTATGCAGAAGCATTACGTGAAGTATCGGCGGCAAGAAAAGAAGTGCCAGGAAGAAGAGGATATCCGGGATATTTATATACAGATCTTTCTACATTATATGAAAGAGCAGGAAGGGTAAAAGGAAAGCCGGGTTCAATTACACAAATTCCTATACTTACAATGCCAGAAGATGATAAAACTCATCCAATTCCTGACCTTACAGGATATATAACAGAAGGTCAGATAATTTTATCAAGAGAATTATATAAAAAGGGAATAATGCCGCCAATAGATGTACTTCCATCATTATCAAGACTTAAAGATAAAGGTATAGGAAAAGACAAGACAAGAGAAGATCATGCAGATACTATGAATCAGTTGTTTGCAGGATATGCACAAGGTAAGCAAGCTAAAGAACTTGCTGTAATACTTGGGGAATCAGCTTTATCTGAAACTGATAGAGCATATGCAAAATTTGCAGATGCATTTGAAAAAGAGTATGTATCTCAAGGATTTAATACTAATAGGACCATAGAAGATACATTAAATCTTGGATGGAAACTACTAAGAATACTTCCAAGAGTAGAACTTAAGAGAATTAGGGATGAGTACTTAGAGAAATATTTAAACACAGAAGAAGGTGAGTAAATATGGGTAGGCTAAATGTAAATCCAACTAGAATGGAGCTTACAAGACTAAAAAAAAGACTTACTACTGCTGTGCGTGGACATAAACTTTTAAAAGATAAACAAGATGAACTTATGAGAAGATTTATAGATTTAATTAAATATAATAATGAACTAAGAAAAAGTGTGGAAACAGAACTCGCAGATTCACTTAAAGATTTTGTAATGGCAAGAGCATTAATGTCAGCAGAAGTATTAGAAGAAGCCATAATGTATCCAAAAGAAAGGATATCAGTAAATGTTAGCACAAAAAATATAATGAGTGTAAATGTACCAGAAATGAAGTTTAAAAGATTACTTGAGGATGATGAGGGTAGTATATATCCTTATGGATATGCTAATACTTCTGGTGAATTAGATAATGCAATAGAAAAACTGTATAATATACTTCCTAAATTATTAGAGCTTGCAGGAGTAGAAAAATCTACTCAATTAATGGCTGATGAAATTGAAAAAACAAGAAGAAGAGTTAATGCACTTGAGTATATGACTATTCCTAGACTTCAAGAAACTATAAGATATATACAAATGAAACTAGAAGAAAATGAAAGAGGAGCACTTACTAGGTTAATGAAAGTTAAAAGTATGCTTGAAAATCAAAAAGAAAGTGTATAAAAATAGGAAAGACAGGAAATTAGATAAGGATAATCAATGTTATATTAGTACGTTGATTATCCTTATGTTATTTTATATATAAATATTGAATGAGAGTTTTTGTAGAAAAAATAAATTTTAAAATATATAATATAGTATAGAATGTATAAAATAGTTCAAGGAGAGATATAAATGGCAATTAAGGATATAGTTACAACAGAGAATAAATTATTAAGAAGAAAAAGCAAAAGAATAGAAAGCATAGATGATGAGGTATTAGAATTAATACAGGATTTAAAAGATACATTATATTCAGCTGATGGAGTTGGACTTGCAGCTCCACAAATAGGTGTTTTAAAAAGAGCATTTATAATAGACTTAAGAGATGGAAATGGTCCGTTAATTTTATTAAATCCTAAAATACTAAAAAAAATAGGGAAATATGAAGATGGTGAAGGGTGTTTAAGTTATCCAGGTTATGAGGGGATAGTTGTACGTCCTAGAAAAGTTATAGTTTCTGGAATCAATGAAAAAGGTGAAAGTGCGCAGTATGAAGCTACAGGGTTAATGGCTAGAGCAATATGTCATGAAACAGATCATTTAGATGGGATACTATACATGGATTTAGCTAAAAAGATGTATAAAATACCAATACAAGATGAAGAAAATTAAAATAAATTATATATAACAGATAATCAATTAAGATTGTCTGTTTTTGTTTTTATAATGACAATATTTACATATACCAACCTTTAATATATACTAGTGTATATACACTAGTATATATTAAAGGAGGATATTTATGAAAAACAATGTAAAAAAATTGACTTCTGGAGCATTACTTACAGCATTATCTATAATAATACCTATTTATTTTGGAATATTAAGAGTTCAGATAGGACCTTTTACGGCAACGTTAGGAGCACATGTACCAATATTTTTTTCTATGTTATTTGGACCATATATTGCTAGTATAGTGGCATTGGGATCAGCTCTTGGGTTTTTGATAACTTCACCTTTAGTGGTTGCAGCTAGAGCACTTATGCATGTTTTTGTAGGATGGTTAGGGGGGATATTAATAAAAAAAGATATTAATTTAAAAAATGCTATTTTAATTACAGCTCCATTACATGGTATATTAGAAGCTATATCAGTTATACCATTTGGATTTACAGTATACAAGATATTGATAGTAGTTGGTTTAGGATCCATGATTCATCATATAGTAGATGGAATAGTATTCAATGTTATAGTCAAGGCTATGGCAAAGACAGGAATAACAAATTCTTCAGTTAATAAAATATTATGATATAATATACATATATCATAATTACAAGGTTTTATGGAAAATTATTTATGAAGGAGAATATATATGGAAAAAAAGATAATTCATATGACTGAAGATAATATACAAAAAATTTTGTCAGAGTTAAAAGAAATACAAAGTTTAGCTGGAGAGGACATTGTTAAATTTAGAATAAGTCAGTTATCAGAGATTATTTATGAAATGTCAAAAATAGATTCAAAAGATTCACTAGAACAAATGATATATAAAAAAATGAAAGAGGCAACTACTAAAAACCCAGAACTAAATGTCAAACTATATATGCTTTATAGAAACTTAACAGAAGGTAAAATTTCTCAAAAAGAAGCAAGAGAAGCATATGATATATATGTACAGATGTATCCTTTTGATACTTTGGTATATTAAGTATATAGGAATATATATGAAATAAATATTTATTTCAAGTATATCCAGATAGAATTATTGATAAACATTTAAAGTTTTTAGAAAAGTCTGATGATTTTAAAATTATACACAAAGTTAAAGATTTATAATAATAAGATAATGGTTTAATTGCACTAATTTATTATGAAAAACTAAATTTATAAAAGTTAATATTTATTTAGATTTTTATAAAAGATAAGATATAATCGTGGATAAACTAGATAGTATGGGAAAAGATATAAATGAGTGCAATTGAACTATAAAGTATAGTTGATTTAATAAAATAATAAGATATACAAACTATTAGTATTAGATTTATTAAAGGTTAACATTATGTTTTTGGAATAATAAATATTATATGAATATAAAATAAATTAAGAAATTATCTTATATAGCACTCATAAAAATGTAGATTTTAAACATGTTTTTAGTTAACGCTTATATATTATTATATAGTTTACAGAATCTAGTTTAAAGGAGGAAAGATTTATGGGCGCTATTAAATTAAAAGATGATATATATTGGGTTGGGGTTAAAGATCCTAATCTTGAAGTTTTTGATATTATAATGGAAACTAAAAAAGGAACTACATATAATTCTTATATTATTAATGATGAAAAAGTAGTTATAATAGATAGTGTTAAGGATGGATTTTGGGATAAGTCCATTGAAAGTATAAAAGAAATTATAGGAGATAAAAAAGTTGACTATATAGTAGTTCAACATACAGAATTAGACCATAGTGGATCATTGATTAAATTTTTAGAAGAGTATCCTGATGCTACAGTTATAGGAACTATTGCTGCATTAAATTACTTAAAAGAAATTGTGAATAAGGAATTTAAAGGAAAAAATATAAATGAAATTAAAGAGTTAAATATTGGAAATAATACATTAAAGTTCATTTCAGTACCTAACTTACATTGGCCAGATACCATGATTACATATATTCCTGAACAGAATATATTATTTACTTGTGATATTACTGGGGCACATTATTGTACGTTAGATGGATGTATTGAAAGCGATTTGGATGATATGGAGTATGTAAGAGAGTTTGAATACTATTTTAATTGTATAATGGGACCATTTAAGAAGTTTGTTTTATCTGCATTAGATAAAATAAAAGATTTGAAAATAAATATGATAGTTCCAAGCCATGGACCGGTACACAAGGATAAAAATGTAAATAAGGTTTTAGAACTTTATAAAGTTATGGCTACTGAAAATATTAAAAAAAGTAATGTGCAAATTTTATATGCTTCTGCTTATCATAATACAGAAAACATGGCGAAGTACATAGGCCAAAAATTAAATGAAAAAGGTGTAAACTCACAAGTACATGAAATAACAGAAATAGGTATTGATAAGGCTGTGGAATTAATTAATGGTTCAAATGGATTCATTATAGGATCACCTACTATGAATCAAGATGCTGTTGAACCAGTGTGGAGAGTTTTAACATCAATATGTGTAATATCTAATAGGGGAAAAGTATCAGCAGCCTTTGGATCTTATGGATGGAGTGGAGAAGCTATTCCAATGATTATAGAACGATTAAAATCTATGAAATTAAAGGTTGTTGAAGACGGATTTACATTTAAATTTGTACCATCTGATAAAGATTATAAAAATGCTGATAAATTTATAGAAAAATTTATTTCTTTGATTAAATAATTATATAAAAGTTTTATAAAAATACTCACAAACAGAGTTTTATTTGTTTGTGGGTATTTTTTTATATATCACATTTAAGTATTAAGCATAAATGATTTTATTGTTTATTAAAAAGTTGTCTATGTAAGATTTTATTTTTTTCATATTCTACAAGAAGCTTGTCTAATTTACGACTGCAATCAACAACGATATCATCTGTAAGAGAATGGCAATACAACAAATTATGCAGGTTTTCTCGACAAGTTCGAATTTTGTATTCTAAAATATTTATTTTATAAACCATATTGTTACACTTCCTTTTAAATACTGTAACTATATTTTGACAAAAGTATAAAAAAATGTCAAGAAAAATAATGCCAAATTTATTTGCAAAAAGTCTTAAAAAAGAACAAGAAACATAAAAAACAAGTTAAATATTAAAATAGAGTATATTATTTTCAATGAAAACTTGTAATATACAATAAATGTGATATAATAATTATGTAATTTGGCTAAAAGTGCTACATTATATCGAGAGAATATAAAAAACAAGTGTAAATATACTGTTTATATAAATTTGGAGGGTAAAAAATATGAAAAATTTAGATGTATCTATGGGATTAGTTAGAGTAACAGAAGCAGCTGCATTAAATGGAGCCAAGCTTATGGGAAGAGGAGACAAAAATGCTGCTGATCAAGCTGCTGTAGATGGAATGGAAAAAGCCTTTAATATGATGCCAATAAGAGGAAAGGTAGTTATAGGGGAAGGCGAGATGGATGAGGCTCCTATGCTTTATATTGGACAAAGTGTAGGGGTTGGAGAAGAAAAAATGCCTGAAATGGATATAGCAGTTGATCCTATAGATGGAACGGTACTAATTGCTAAAGGATTACCAAACTCTATTGCTGTAGTAGCTATGGGACCAAAGGGAAGCTTATTGCATGCGCCAGATATGTATATGCAAAAAATAGCAGTTGGTCCAGGAGCGAGGGGATCAATAGATATAAATAAATCACCTAGAGAAAATATTATAAATGTTGCTAAAGCTCTAAATAAAGATATAGAAGATTTAACAGTAATAGTACAAGAGAGAGAAAGACATAACTACATAGTTGAACAAGCTAGAGAAGTTGGTGCAAGAGTTAAATTATTTGCTGAAGGAGACGTGGCAGCAATACTTGCATGCGGTTTTGAAAACACAGGAATAGATTTAATGATAGGAACAGGTGGAGCACCAGAAGGAGTAATAGCAGCAGCAGCTATTAAATGTATGGGGGGAGAAATACAAGCAAAATTAGAACCTCATACAGATGAAGAAAGAGAAAGATGCAAATTAATGGGTATAGAAGATATAGAAAAAGTTCTAACAATGGATGATTTAGTTATGAGTGACGATGTATATTTTGCTGCAACAGCACTTACTGACAGTGATTTATTAAAAGGGGTTATTTTTTCAAAGGGTGATGTTGCAACTACACATTCCGTAGTAATGAGATCCAAGACAAGAACTATAAGATTTGTTGAAGCTGTTCATTGTGCTGAAAAAAGTTGCCTTTTATAAATTTTATATATGATTATATTGTTTAATAGAAAAGATTTGTCTTTTATAAAAGATAAGTCTTTTTTATTATTAAAAAATTGTAATCATAATTACTTTTATTAAAACAGGATATAATGTAAAATATATATAATAAATGGATAAATTATATTGATTATTATGTAATAAAAGTAAATATATTTTGAAAAGGTGAGAATTTATGAAAATAACTGTTGAAGATATAATAAAGGATTTAGAATTAGAAATTTTAGTTGAGGGAGAAAAAAATACAGAAATAAAGACAAGTGATATTAATAGACCAGGACTTCAATTTGCAGGTTTTTATAGTTATTTTGCTAATTCAAGAGTTCAAGTTATAGGAAATGCAGAATGGAGTTTCCTTAAAAATATGCCTATAGAACTTACTAAAAAAAGAATGAAGAAATTTTTTCAATTTGATACACCATGCATAATTATTGCAAGAGATTTAGAGCCACATCCGTTACTTATAAAAAATGCAAAATTGAATAAGAGATGGGTTCTTAGAAGTAAGCTTTTAACTACAAAGGTAATAACAAAATTAATGAATTATTTAGAT containing:
- a CDS encoding V-type ATP synthase subunit K; protein product: MKTFMEFMIQNGGMILTLLGAGLATFLPGIGSARGIGIVGEAATGVVTEDPDKFGKALILELLPGTQGLYGFVTTIIILSKIGLITGKLVTISLGTGFLIFLASLPIAFAGWKSAISQARTAAAGMTILAKKPEHVMKGVLFAVMVETYALLGFVSSLLMILFIQI
- a CDS encoding V-type ATP synthase subunit D, whose translation is MGRLNVNPTRMELTRLKKRLTTAVRGHKLLKDKQDELMRRFIDLIKYNNELRKSVETELADSLKDFVMARALMSAEVLEEAIMYPKERISVNVSTKNIMSVNVPEMKFKRLLEDDEGSIYPYGYANTSGELDNAIEKLYNILPKLLELAGVEKSTQLMADEIEKTRRRVNALEYMTIPRLQETIRYIQMKLEENERGALTRLMKVKSMLENQKESV
- a CDS encoding V-type ATP synthase subunit B produces the protein MFKEYKTVREVVGPLMLVDGTRGVTYDELVEIELQTGELRHGKVLEISEDKALIQLFEGSTGINLKDTKTRFLGRPLEIGLSEDMLGRVFDGLGRPKDGGPKIIPEEKRDINGEPLNPFSRDYPSEFIQTGVSAIDGLNTLVRGQKLPVFSGSGLPHAELAAQIARQAKVLGSDSKFAVVFAAMGITFEEAQFFIEDFTQTGSIDRTVLFMNLANDPAVERIATPRIALTTAEFLAYEKGMHVLVIMTDMTNYAEALREVSAARKEVPGRRGYPGYLYTDLSTLYERAGRVKGKPGSITQIPILTMPEDDKTHPIPDLTGYITEGQIILSRELYKKGIMPPIDVLPSLSRLKDKGIGKDKTREDHADTMNQLFAGYAQGKQAKELAVILGESALSETDRAYAKFADAFEKEYVSQGFNTNRTIEDTLNLGWKLLRILPRVELKRIRDEYLEKYLNTEEGE
- a CDS encoding V-type ATP synthase subunit F; the encoded protein is MYKIGVVGDKDSVLAFKAIGIDVYPVLEPIEAKKIVDKMAINKYAVIFVTEQIAKNIEETIERYNKRTLPAIILIPSNQGSLNIGMQRIRDNVEKAVGVNIL
- a CDS encoding V-type ATP synthase subunit A — encoded protein: MKTGRVIKVSGPLVIAEGMEEASIYDLVKVGEKRLIGEIIEMRGDNASIQVYEETTGLGPGAPVISTGEPLSVELGPGLIESMFDGIQRPLKAISEKAGSYLTKGVEVPSLNRDNKWHFVPVAKHGDKVKSGYILGTVKETEVVNHKIMVPYGIEGEVINIFEGDFTVEDVVVEIDTKDGIKEVKLMQKWPVRKGRPYAKKLNPEAPLVTGQRIIDTFFPVAKGGAAAVPGPFGSGKTVVQHQLAKWGDAEIVVYIGCGERGNEMTDVLNEFPELKDPKTGESLMKRTVLIANTSNMPVAAREACIYTGITIAEYFRDMGYSVALMADSTSRWAEALREMSGRLEEMPGDEGYPAYLGSRLADFYERAGKVICLGEDEREGAITAIGAVSPPGGDLSEPVTQATLRIVKVFWGLDAQLAYRRHFPAINWLNSYSLYLESIGRWMNKSISDEWVKLRTRAMLLLQEEANLEEIVRLVGIDALSEMDRLKLEVAKSIREDYLMQNAFHDVDTYSSLKKQYKMLKLVLAFQDDAERALKSGVYLDKITSMLEMRDKIARAKFIPEDNIDKIDEIRKELKEEIDRLIAEEGVKSV
- a CDS encoding FprA family A-type flavoprotein: MGAIKLKDDIYWVGVKDPNLEVFDIIMETKKGTTYNSYIINDEKVVIIDSVKDGFWDKSIESIKEIIGDKKVDYIVVQHTELDHSGSLIKFLEEYPDATVIGTIAALNYLKEIVNKEFKGKNINEIKELNIGNNTLKFISVPNLHWPDTMITYIPEQNILFTCDITGAHYCTLDGCIESDLDDMEYVREFEYYFNCIMGPFKKFVLSALDKIKDLKINMIVPSHGPVHKDKNVNKVLELYKVMATENIKKSNVQILYASAYHNTENMAKYIGQKLNEKGVNSQVHEITEIGIDKAVELINGSNGFIIGSPTMNQDAVEPVWRVLTSICVISNRGKVSAAFGSYGWSGEAIPMIIERLKSMKLKVVEDGFTFKFVPSDKDYKNADKFIEKFISLIK
- a CDS encoding V-type ATP synthase subunit E, coding for MSNIENLTNKIIENAKSTAKNLIDKAKEKETNIISKKVNMAEKEKNIILSKAKDESQIKKQRIISNAKLKARDMKLSAKIEMLDEVFNASIGELNRMTTSEMLNFIKNSILSSEIDGDEEIIVDISNIVVTSQFVDGLNKELRLKGKIGKLKLSSETRNIGGGYILAKNGIEINNTFDFLVKSLRNDIEAEVAKVLFS
- a CDS encoding aspartyl-phosphate phosphatase Spo0E family protein encodes the protein MVYKINILEYKIRTCRENLHNLLYCHSLTDDIVVDCSRKLDKLLVEYEKNKILHRQLFNKQ
- a CDS encoding V-type ATP synthase subunit C translates to MNNITYVQAVPRIRAVENKLLDKAKIQRLLDSTSASEAFKVLKETSYGLIMGEIKRPEDYEIVLNKELKKLYFFMYEISPQKDLIDIMCIKYDYHNIKVLLKSKILQKDFKEILMPIGTININNLTNWILNEEYKELPELMKESIKKSMYEFKEDNDPQKIDTIIDKYLYMDMLMRAKRLDNCYILKFLKINIDLANIRTLVRVKKQNKSRKFLENVLIDGGSIQLEELLDIYNLNIESISSKIQYTDYVDVIRVGIEEYIKTENLKVFERLCDNFIMNFIKDAKYISFGPEPLISYILAKENEIKIIRIIMVGKLNNIDPQVIKERLREIYV
- the def gene encoding peptide deformylase; translated protein: MAIKDIVTTENKLLRRKSKRIESIDDEVLELIQDLKDTLYSADGVGLAAPQIGVLKRAFIIDLRDGNGPLILLNPKILKKIGKYEDGEGCLSYPGYEGIVVRPRKVIVSGINEKGESAQYEATGLMARAICHETDHLDGILYMDLAKKMYKIPIQDEEN